A portion of the Streptomyces erythrochromogenes genome contains these proteins:
- a CDS encoding M4 family metallopeptidase, with translation MSQLESFRYHFTDDPQADGGPPGPESVRGVGAPEGVEGSRGFNSAESAARFYLAEKLAVEESPALREAVREDRPERVPDLVLSMERRQAGTGTTLVRFEQTQQEIPVFGAEVLVEIDEDQRLVSMDGRLGEVAGVTPVPELSGTEALERVKSATGSTVDAAELPPPTLTYISRNDQWHLAWHLREVPAQLPENRREAGRRGHGLGASPREAFPLTGYLVDAHSGEILKSYGMSPTITVPIRLEGEDEVSARQRFHGSRQNGSFLLHDQWRQIATYDMGFADIDTAPPPTAAIGSPQADFGVGHRAGVSAHVNAERVEKYYRDQLFRNGIDDADMDLVSLVNCTYHEDGPGPEWFNAVWFKGRMWYGQVSEGGRLVSLARHLDIIAHEMTHGVIETSSNLIYQDQSGALNESLSDTMGIIISNWYQAPDRHDVGTWSWELGAGMGGNGKPLRDLSDPTRTGDPDHMDDYLNTTHDSGGVHTNSNIHNKAMFNLLTSVDAAGRPVLKVEEWALLIYLALVRLLSTSDFSDMRRALRDVTGTYLFGNTALQSAARAAIDEAYEKVGLPA, from the coding sequence ATGTCACAGCTCGAAAGCTTCCGCTATCACTTCACCGACGACCCGCAGGCGGACGGCGGGCCTCCAGGGCCCGAGTCGGTGCGCGGGGTGGGCGCCCCGGAGGGCGTCGAAGGGTCCCGCGGTTTCAACTCGGCCGAATCGGCCGCACGGTTCTACCTGGCGGAGAAGCTCGCCGTGGAGGAGTCACCGGCGCTGCGGGAGGCCGTCCGCGAGGACCGGCCCGAGCGGGTGCCCGATCTCGTCCTGAGCATGGAGCGCCGTCAGGCCGGTACGGGCACCACTCTGGTCCGCTTCGAGCAGACCCAGCAGGAGATCCCCGTCTTCGGCGCCGAGGTGCTGGTCGAGATCGACGAGGACCAGCGGCTGGTGTCGATGGACGGCAGGCTCGGCGAGGTGGCGGGCGTCACCCCCGTGCCGGAGCTGTCGGGTACGGAGGCCCTGGAGCGGGTCAAGTCGGCGACCGGGAGCACGGTCGACGCCGCGGAGCTGCCACCGCCCACCTTGACGTACATCAGCCGCAACGATCAGTGGCACCTGGCCTGGCACCTGCGCGAGGTGCCGGCCCAACTGCCCGAGAACCGCCGTGAGGCAGGCCGGCGCGGCCACGGCCTCGGCGCGTCGCCGCGCGAGGCATTCCCGCTCACCGGATACCTCGTCGACGCGCACTCCGGCGAGATCCTCAAGTCGTACGGGATGTCCCCCACGATCACCGTACCGATCAGGCTGGAGGGCGAGGACGAGGTCAGCGCCCGGCAGCGGTTCCACGGCAGCCGGCAGAACGGCTCCTTCCTCCTGCACGACCAGTGGCGGCAGATCGCCACCTACGACATGGGCTTCGCGGACATCGACACCGCCCCGCCGCCGACCGCGGCGATCGGCTCGCCGCAGGCCGACTTCGGTGTCGGCCACCGGGCCGGGGTCTCCGCGCACGTCAATGCCGAGCGGGTGGAGAAGTACTACCGCGACCAGCTCTTCCGCAACGGCATCGACGACGCCGACATGGACCTGGTCTCCCTGGTCAACTGCACCTACCACGAGGACGGACCGGGACCCGAGTGGTTCAACGCCGTCTGGTTCAAGGGGCGGATGTGGTACGGCCAGGTGTCCGAGGGAGGCCGGCTGGTCAGCCTGGCCCGGCATCTCGACATCATCGCGCACGAGATGACCCACGGGGTGATCGAGACCTCCAGCAACCTGATCTACCAGGACCAGTCCGGCGCCCTGAACGAGTCGCTGTCGGACACGATGGGCATCATCATCTCCAACTGGTACCAGGCCCCGGACCGCCACGACGTCGGCACCTGGAGCTGGGAGCTCGGGGCCGGGATGGGCGGCAACGGGAAACCCCTGCGCGACCTGAGCGATCCCACCCGGACCGGCGATCCCGACCACATGGACGACTATCTGAACACGACGCACGACAGCGGCGGGGTGCACACCAACAGCAACATCCACAACAAGGCGATGTTCAACCTGCTCACCTCGGTGGACGCGGCGGGCCGGCCGGTCCTCAAGGTCGAGGAGTGGGCGCTGCTGATCTACCTCGCCCTGGTGCGGCTGCTGAGCACGTCTGACTTCTCGGACATGCGACGCGCCCTGCGGGACGTCACCGGCACGTACCTCTTCGGCAACACCGCGCTGCAGTCCGCCGCCCGGGCTGCGATCGACGAGGCGTACGAGAAGGTGGGCCTCCCCGCCTGA
- the hypE gene encoding hydrogenase expression/formation protein HypE, whose protein sequence is MSDAGTTLDITGWTCPAPLRDRPRVVMGHGGGGALSAELVEHLFAPAFGGDVLAQLGDSAAVSLGGVRLAFSTDSYVVRPLFFPGGGIGDLAVNGTVNDLAMSGARAAYLSCGFILEEGIEMSVVARVAEAMGAAARTAGVEIATGDTKVVEAGHGDGVYINTAGIGIIPDGVDLRPQRVVPGDVVIVSGEIGLHGVAIMSVREGLEFGVDVESDCAALGGLVQSMLAVTPDLHVLRDPTRGGLAASLNEIAAASGTGVVIRERSVPVPAAVANACAILGLDPLYVANEGKLVAFVPREHAEAVMDAMRAHPLGRAATVIGEAVDAHPGLVVARTALGGTRVVDLPIGEQLPRIC, encoded by the coding sequence TTGTCTGACGCCGGTACCACCCTCGACATCACGGGCTGGACCTGCCCGGCCCCGCTGCGCGACCGTCCGCGCGTGGTGATGGGCCACGGCGGCGGTGGCGCACTCTCCGCCGAGCTGGTCGAGCACCTCTTCGCCCCCGCCTTCGGCGGTGACGTGCTGGCCCAGCTGGGAGACTCGGCGGCCGTCTCCCTCGGGGGCGTCCGGCTGGCGTTCTCGACCGACTCCTACGTGGTGCGGCCGCTGTTCTTCCCGGGCGGCGGCATCGGCGACCTCGCGGTCAACGGCACGGTGAACGACCTGGCCATGAGCGGAGCGCGCGCGGCGTACCTGTCCTGCGGGTTCATCCTGGAGGAGGGCATCGAGATGTCGGTGGTGGCGCGCGTGGCCGAGGCCATGGGCGCCGCCGCACGGACGGCGGGCGTGGAGATCGCCACCGGCGACACCAAGGTCGTCGAGGCGGGCCACGGCGACGGCGTCTACATCAACACCGCGGGCATCGGGATCATCCCCGACGGGGTGGACCTGCGTCCGCAGCGTGTCGTACCGGGCGACGTCGTGATCGTCAGCGGAGAGATCGGCCTCCACGGGGTGGCGATCATGAGTGTCCGGGAGGGCCTGGAGTTCGGCGTGGACGTCGAGAGCGACTGCGCCGCCCTCGGCGGTCTCGTCCAGAGCATGCTCGCCGTCACCCCCGACCTGCACGTCCTGCGCGACCCCACCCGGGGCGGCCTCGCCGCCTCCCTGAACGAGATCGCGGCCGCCTCGGGCACCGGGGTCGTGATCCGGGAGCGCAGCGTCCCGGTCCCCGCGGCCGTCGCCAACGCGTGCGCGATCCTCGGCCTCGACCCGCTGTACGTGGCGAACGAGGGCAAGCTGGTGGCCTTCGTGCCGCGCGAGCACGCCGAGGCCGTAATGGACGCGATGCGCGCCCATCCGCTCGGGCGGGCGGCGACGGTCATCGGCGAGGCCGTGGACGCCCACCCGGGCCTGGTCGTGGCCCGTACCGCCCTCGGCGGCACGCGTGTGGTCGACCTCCCGATCGGTGAGCAGCTGCCGCGCATCTGCTGA